From one Rhodothermales bacterium genomic stretch:
- a CDS encoding site-specific integrase — MPYKREGSPYYQIRRRRLAGYGDTGVLSSKVGSKKLARDMERVLEELAHKALEDASWYGLLDAVCREKTVPMPDLLKARNIGTLEGLKRSLTDPTLTEAVAAYQRAAPQNRSAIIGLRMLMRYAPAGMRLGDLTSRTITKLCIEAEEDGRKRNTVRRSMLRGISLLLRFHIGNAERNRIFADVVFHGENDTREVHLTPAELRRLFTAMKELGYAELGTIVRTALLTSADRGVLLAGQNMGQQLRGLRVRDLTIYLDSQSGEYSGEVFLHDTKAKNRSRSVPLTDSLCRELLVCCKGKDPDSTVFEMKYQQLDFQWKAARRQAGLKGIRFKDLRAQTAIYAEEAGIPITVAQKTLGHSNEMMTRRYQQRAAVLSIDQAQAIESAMFAEDEENGAIESKNKRSQPGQQ; from the coding sequence ATGCCGTACAAGCGAGAGGGCTCTCCCTACTATCAGATCCGCCGTCGTAGGCTCGCGGGCTATGGCGACACCGGTGTGCTCTCCTCCAAGGTGGGGAGCAAGAAGCTGGCGCGCGACATGGAGCGCGTCCTCGAGGAGCTCGCGCACAAGGCACTGGAGGACGCCTCATGGTATGGCCTGCTTGACGCGGTATGCCGGGAGAAGACGGTGCCGATGCCCGACCTGCTGAAGGCGCGCAATATCGGGACGCTCGAGGGGCTGAAGCGAAGCCTCACCGATCCCACGCTCACGGAAGCGGTCGCGGCGTATCAGCGCGCGGCGCCGCAGAACCGATCGGCGATCATTGGCCTGCGCATGCTGATGCGTTACGCGCCGGCCGGGATGCGCCTGGGCGATCTCACATCGAGGACGATCACCAAGCTTTGTATCGAGGCGGAGGAGGACGGGCGCAAGCGCAACACGGTCCGGCGATCGATGCTGCGCGGCATCTCGCTCCTCCTGCGCTTTCACATCGGCAACGCGGAGCGTAATCGGATCTTCGCCGATGTCGTCTTCCACGGGGAGAACGACACGAGGGAAGTGCACCTCACGCCGGCGGAGCTGCGGCGACTATTCACCGCGATGAAGGAACTGGGATATGCCGAGCTCGGCACGATCGTCCGCACGGCGCTGCTCACCTCGGCCGATCGCGGCGTGCTCCTGGCGGGGCAGAACATGGGGCAGCAGCTGCGAGGCCTGCGCGTGCGGGACCTCACGATCTATCTCGACTCCCAGAGCGGGGAGTACAGCGGCGAGGTGTTCCTGCACGACACCAAGGCGAAGAACCGGAGCCGGAGCGTGCCGCTCACCGATAGCTTGTGCCGGGAGCTGCTCGTCTGCTGCAAGGGGAAGGATCCGGACAGTACCGTGTTCGAAATGAAGTATCAGCAGCTGGACTTCCAGTGGAAGGCGGCGCGGCGCCAGGCGGGCCTGAAGGGCATCCGCTTCAAGGACCTGCGCGCCCAGACCGCGATATACGCCGAGGAGGCAGGCATCCCGATCACGGTGGCGCAGAAGACGCTCGGACACAGCAACGAGATGATGACGCGTCGCTATCAGCAGCGCGCGGCCGTGCTCAGCATTGACCAGGCCCAGGCCATCGAGTCCGCGATGTTTGCCGAGGATGAAGAAAACGGCGCGATCGAAAGTAAAAACAAGCGCTCACAACCGGGCCAACAATGA
- a CDS encoding amidase: protein MSTDLSLPELAGALRAGRLTSRQLVASALERILDPAGEGSRAFLHVNDVAALEAADRADAMLAAGRHGLPLLGLPISIKDLFDVEGETTRAGSVLLADAPPADHDAPAIARLRAAGAIFIGRTNMTEFAFSGLGLNPHYGTPAAPYDRAHVRRIPGGSTSGGAVSVADGMAVAAIGTDTGGSTRIPPAFCGVTGFKPTARRIPTAGVFPLAPSLDSVGPIGRSVACCALLDQIMSGAPVRDLDPIPLRGLTFLAPSNLVLDDLDAAVASGFLRARARMADAGATIVDRRLDALDLLAEGRKHGGMAPVEAYAVHRAWYHTQQDAYDPRVHVRMAPGVDLLAVDYIDLLASRRRLIEHAAAELAGYDAVILPTVPCLPPPIAEIEEGDDAHYFAINARALRNTSIINALDGCALTIPCSRPGSPPAGLMVAGLAMQDERILGIGASIEAVLRG, encoded by the coding sequence GTGTCGACGGACCTTTCCCTCCCTGAACTCGCCGGCGCGCTGCGCGCGGGCCGCCTGACGAGCCGCCAGCTCGTCGCCTCCGCGCTGGAGCGCATCCTCGACCCTGCCGGCGAAGGCTCGCGCGCCTTCCTGCACGTCAACGACGTCGCCGCCCTCGAGGCCGCCGACCGGGCCGACGCCATGCTGGCCGCCGGCCGGCATGGGCTGCCGCTCCTCGGGCTGCCGATCTCCATCAAGGACCTGTTCGATGTCGAGGGCGAAACCACGCGCGCCGGCTCGGTGCTGCTCGCCGACGCCCCGCCGGCCGACCACGACGCGCCGGCCATCGCCCGGCTCCGCGCCGCGGGGGCGATCTTTATCGGGCGGACCAACATGACGGAGTTCGCTTTCTCGGGCCTCGGCCTCAACCCCCACTACGGCACGCCGGCGGCGCCGTACGACCGCGCACACGTCCGCCGCATCCCCGGAGGCTCCACCTCGGGCGGGGCGGTGTCGGTGGCGGACGGAATGGCGGTGGCAGCCATCGGGACGGACACCGGGGGCTCGACGCGCATCCCGCCGGCGTTCTGCGGCGTCACGGGCTTCAAGCCGACCGCCCGGCGCATCCCCACCGCCGGCGTCTTCCCCCTCGCGCCCAGCCTCGACTCGGTCGGCCCCATCGGGCGGAGCGTGGCCTGCTGCGCGCTGCTGGATCAGATCATGAGCGGGGCGCCGGTCCGCGACCTCGACCCCATCCCGCTGCGCGGCCTCACCTTCCTGGCGCCGTCGAACCTCGTGCTGGACGACCTCGACGCCGCCGTCGCCAGCGGCTTCCTGCGCGCACGCGCCCGCATGGCCGATGCCGGCGCGACGATCGTCGATCGCCGGCTCGACGCGCTCGACCTGCTCGCCGAAGGCCGTAAACACGGCGGGATGGCCCCCGTCGAGGCCTATGCCGTGCACCGGGCCTGGTACCACACCCAGCAGGACGCCTACGACCCGCGCGTGCATGTCCGCATGGCGCCCGGGGTGGACCTGCTGGCGGTGGACTACATCGACCTGCTCGCCAGCCGCCGGCGCCTCATCGAACACGCCGCCGCCGAGCTGGCCGGCTACGACGCCGTCATCCTCCCCACCGTCCCCTGCCTCCCGCCGCCCATCGCCGAGATCGAGGAGGGCGACGACGCGCACTACTTCGCGATCAACGCCCGCGCACTCCGCAACACGTCGATCATCAACGCGCTCGACGGCTGCGCCCTGACCATCCCGTGCAGCCGGCCCGGGTCGCCGCCCGCCGGCCTGATGGTCGCCGGCCTCGCGATGCAGGACGAACGCATCCTCGGGATCGGCGCGAGCATCGAGGCGGTGCTGCGGGGCTGA
- a CDS encoding MATE family efflux transporter, with protein MLLDQTSSSQPLNFWAELRDMFMGKRRDFTTGSLGRAIVLLAIPMVLEMIMQSIFGVVDVFFVGKLGADAVAAVGMTDSLMVLLFAIGMGIAMAAAAMVARRIGEKKHEEAGVAAVQALVLGALVSIPVAVLGVIFAPELLGLMGASESVVAVGSGYCAIAFGTNTLILYLFIINAVFRGAGDAVKAMRVLWLANILNIILDPAFIFGWGPIPEMGVTGAAVATAIGRGIGVAYQISQLIKGTGHLTVHREQLRINLDIMRRLLRVSMPGMIQYMIGTASWMLIFRIQASFGSDALAGYTIAIRIILFALMPSWGVGNAAATLVGQNLGARQPDRAERAVWFACWTNVAFLGVVAIAMFVFSEPLIRIFTDIPTAVAYGVDCLHIVSYTYVLFAFGMVIVSSFNGAGDTRTPTWINVICYWMLQVPIAYILSHPLGMGPRGAFIAIAFAQAILAVIAVVLFRRGTWKQQIV; from the coding sequence ATGCTACTCGACCAGACTTCCTCTTCGCAGCCCCTCAATTTCTGGGCGGAGCTGCGGGACATGTTTATGGGCAAACGGCGGGATTTCACCACCGGAAGCCTGGGCCGCGCGATCGTCCTGCTCGCCATTCCGATGGTGCTGGAGATGATCATGCAGTCGATCTTCGGCGTGGTCGACGTGTTTTTCGTCGGCAAGCTGGGAGCGGACGCGGTCGCCGCCGTGGGGATGACCGATTCGTTGATGGTGCTGCTGTTCGCGATCGGCATGGGCATCGCCATGGCGGCCGCCGCGATGGTGGCGCGACGGATCGGCGAGAAAAAGCACGAGGAAGCCGGCGTCGCCGCGGTGCAGGCGCTGGTGCTCGGCGCGCTCGTCTCCATCCCCGTCGCCGTGCTGGGCGTGATCTTCGCGCCCGAGCTGCTCGGGCTCATGGGTGCGAGCGAGAGCGTCGTCGCGGTCGGCAGCGGCTACTGCGCCATCGCGTTCGGCACGAACACCCTCATCCTGTACCTGTTCATTATCAACGCGGTCTTCCGCGGCGCCGGCGACGCCGTCAAGGCGATGCGCGTGTTGTGGCTGGCCAACATCCTCAACATCATCCTGGACCCCGCCTTTATCTTCGGGTGGGGGCCGATCCCCGAGATGGGCGTCACGGGCGCCGCCGTCGCCACGGCCATCGGGCGCGGCATCGGCGTCGCCTACCAGATCTCGCAGCTGATCAAGGGCACGGGGCACCTGACCGTGCACCGCGAGCAGCTCCGGATCAACCTGGACATCATGCGCCGGCTCCTGCGCGTGTCCATGCCGGGCATGATCCAGTACATGATCGGCACGGCCAGCTGGATGCTCATCTTCCGCATCCAGGCGTCGTTTGGCAGCGACGCCCTCGCAGGCTACACCATCGCCATCCGCATCATTCTCTTCGCGCTGATGCCCTCCTGGGGGGTCGGCAATGCGGCGGCGACGCTGGTGGGGCAGAACCTGGGCGCGCGGCAGCCGGACCGGGCGGAGCGCGCCGTATGGTTCGCGTGCTGGACCAACGTCGCCTTCCTGGGCGTGGTCGCCATCGCCATGTTCGTGTTCAGCGAACCGCTGATCCGCATCTTCACCGACATCCCCACGGCCGTGGCCTACGGGGTGGACTGCCTCCACATCGTCAGCTACACCTACGTGCTGTTTGCGTTCGGGATGGTGATCGTCTCGTCGTTCAACGGCGCCGGCGACACCCGCACGCCGACGTGGATCAACGTGATCTGCTACTGGATGCTGCAGGTCCCCATCGCCTACATCCTCTCCCACCCGCTGGGGATGGGCCCACGCGGCGCCTTCATCGCCATCGCGTTCGCCCAGGCCATCCTGGCGGTCATTGCCGTCGTGCTCTTCCGCCGGGGGACGTGGAAGCAACAGATCGTCTGA
- a CDS encoding ThuA domain-containing protein — MKRFVLVLLLFVLVSCGHRETPRILVFTATEGYRHASTDAGVAALRALGAANGFDVDVSDEASAVSEPNLQRYAAVVFLHTMGDVLDYAQEADLERFIQAGGGFVGIHSAVDTEPSWPWYGQLVGARYHSHPESPSNVQTATLRVAERGDVLADAVPASWSQADEWPNFADMDAGIRVVLTVDESTYQGGIHGDGHPAAWYHAFDGGRSFYLAGGHAPESFDQPAFRAVLLDGLRYAIGEGHLDYARARTRRPPEERRFHRDILLENLSEPTELEILPDGRVLFTQRGGQLKLYDPAAGTARIVGELDVNNTFEDGLMGLALDPGYADNHWIYLYYSRPGDDPYQQLSRFVFDGDQLDRSSEKRMLEVRVQRQECCHTGGSIEFGPDGNLFLSTGDNTNPFFSNGFAPIDERPGRKPFDGQWGPGNTNDLRGKILRITPQPDGTYTIPDGNLFPKDDPLARPEIYIMGDRNPYRIAIDQKTGFLYWGEVGPDAGDDDPMRGPRGHDEINQARQAGNFGWPYFVGDNKPYRDYNFATGRSGDFFDPAHPVNDSPNNTGRRELPPAQPAFIWYPYADSPEFPIVGNGGRTAMAGPVFYADAYTPGDGTFPAYFDGKLFIYDWIRGWVLNVTMDEQGDLVKIDPFMPSTRFTNPIDMMFTDDGVMYLLEFGKGWISNNIYARLNRISYVSGNLPPEAAIAADRLEGAAPLTVTLSASGSSDADHDALTFVWYRDAGDAVAATGETATFTFDTPGVYHPRLVAKDPSGAVNEASVTVLVGNAPPEVRLAIEGNATFYTDGRVLRYAATATDAEDGPAPDDRLVVQVDYLEEGFDRTLIEQGHRQADAVSRFSVGQRLVEGGDCLSCHSVDQASIGPSYRQVAARYATQDDAEAYLVQKIIKGGGGVWGEQAMAAHPQLGEEDARAMVRYIRSLAGDAAAPRTLPAKGAYRLDAHRAADNKEGMYFVRAAYTDRGGVEIGPLKGQELIVLRHPRVEAEWFDRSSRVVVANEQIAAAYDGSYIAFDGIDLTDVAAVTFSALPPGTGTDAGRLELHVDAADGPMIGSVDIGRQPAGDFRAEVAPTAGRHDLFVVFKANHDTGHPLARLDALRFELGN; from the coding sequence GTGAAGCGCTTCGTCCTGGTCCTGCTCCTGTTCGTCCTTGTTTCCTGCGGCCACCGGGAAACGCCCCGCATCCTCGTCTTCACGGCCACGGAGGGGTACCGGCACGCGTCCACCGACGCCGGCGTCGCCGCGCTGCGCGCGCTCGGCGCCGCGAACGGCTTCGACGTCGACGTGTCCGACGAGGCGTCCGCCGTGTCGGAGCCGAACCTGCAGCGCTACGCCGCCGTCGTGTTTCTGCATACCATGGGCGACGTGCTCGACTACGCGCAGGAAGCCGATCTCGAACGCTTCATCCAGGCCGGCGGCGGGTTCGTGGGGATCCACTCGGCGGTCGATACGGAGCCGAGCTGGCCCTGGTACGGTCAGCTCGTCGGCGCGCGCTACCACAGCCACCCCGAGTCGCCGTCCAACGTCCAGACGGCCACGCTCCGCGTCGCCGAGCGCGGCGACGTGCTGGCGGACGCCGTGCCGGCTTCCTGGAGCCAGGCGGACGAGTGGCCGAACTTCGCGGACATGGACGCCGGCATCCGGGTCGTGCTCACCGTCGACGAGTCGACCTATCAGGGCGGGATCCACGGCGACGGCCATCCGGCCGCCTGGTATCACGCGTTCGACGGCGGCCGCTCGTTTTATCTCGCCGGCGGCCACGCGCCCGAAAGCTTCGACCAGCCCGCTTTCCGCGCCGTCCTCCTCGACGGCCTCCGGTATGCCATCGGCGAAGGCCATCTGGATTACGCCCGGGCCCGCACCCGCCGGCCGCCCGAGGAGCGCCGCTTCCACCGCGACATCCTCCTCGAAAACCTGAGCGAGCCCACCGAACTGGAAATCCTGCCCGACGGGCGCGTCCTCTTCACCCAGCGCGGCGGCCAGCTCAAGCTGTACGACCCCGCCGCCGGCACCGCCCGCATCGTGGGCGAACTCGACGTGAACAACACGTTCGAGGACGGACTCATGGGCCTCGCGCTCGACCCCGGCTATGCCGACAACCACTGGATCTACCTCTATTATTCGCGCCCCGGAGACGACCCGTACCAGCAACTCTCGCGCTTCGTGTTCGACGGCGATCAGCTCGATCGATCCAGCGAAAAACGGATGCTCGAGGTGCGCGTCCAGCGGCAGGAATGCTGCCACACCGGCGGCTCGATCGAGTTCGGGCCGGACGGCAACCTCTTTCTCTCCACCGGCGACAACACCAACCCGTTCTTCAGCAACGGCTTTGCACCCATCGACGAGCGGCCCGGCCGCAAGCCGTTCGACGGGCAGTGGGGGCCGGGCAACACGAACGACCTCCGCGGCAAGATCCTGCGCATCACCCCGCAGCCCGACGGCACCTACACCATCCCGGACGGCAACCTTTTCCCGAAAGATGACCCGCTGGCCCGTCCGGAGATCTACATCATGGGCGACCGCAACCCGTATCGCATCGCCATCGATCAAAAAACGGGCTTTCTTTACTGGGGCGAAGTCGGACCCGACGCCGGCGATGACGATCCGATGCGGGGACCGCGCGGGCATGACGAAATCAACCAGGCCCGCCAGGCCGGCAACTTCGGGTGGCCCTACTTCGTGGGGGATAACAAGCCGTATCGCGACTACAACTTCGCCACGGGCCGCTCGGGCGACTTCTTCGATCCCGCGCACCCGGTTAACGATTCGCCCAACAACACGGGTCGGCGCGAGCTGCCGCCGGCGCAGCCGGCCTTCATCTGGTACCCCTACGCCGACTCGCCCGAGTTCCCCATCGTCGGCAACGGCGGCCGCACCGCGATGGCCGGCCCCGTCTTCTACGCCGACGCCTACACGCCCGGCGACGGCACCTTCCCCGCGTATTTCGACGGCAAGCTGTTCATCTACGACTGGATTCGCGGCTGGGTGCTCAATGTCACCATGGACGAACAGGGCGATCTGGTGAAGATCGATCCGTTCATGCCCTCGACGCGCTTCACGAATCCGATCGACATGATGTTTACCGACGACGGGGTGATGTACTTGCTGGAGTTCGGGAAAGGGTGGATCTCCAACAACATCTACGCGCGGCTCAACCGGATCTCGTACGTCAGCGGCAACCTGCCGCCCGAGGCCGCCATCGCCGCCGATCGCCTCGAAGGCGCGGCCCCGCTGACCGTCACGCTCTCCGCCTCCGGCAGCTCCGACGCCGACCACGATGCGCTGACGTTCGTCTGGTACCGCGACGCCGGCGACGCCGTCGCCGCCACGGGTGAAACGGCTACGTTCACGTTCGACACGCCCGGCGTCTATCACCCGCGCCTCGTCGCGAAGGACCCCTCCGGCGCCGTCAACGAGGCGTCCGTCACCGTACTGGTAGGCAACGCGCCGCCGGAAGTCCGGCTCGCGATCGAGGGCAATGCCACCTTCTACACCGACGGCCGGGTGCTGCGGTATGCCGCCACCGCCACCGACGCCGAGGACGGCCCGGCGCCCGACGACCGCCTCGTCGTGCAGGTCGACTACCTCGAGGAAGGGTTCGACCGCACGCTCATCGAGCAAGGCCATCGCCAGGCCGACGCCGTGTCGCGGTTCTCGGTCGGGCAGCGGCTCGTCGAGGGCGGCGACTGCCTGTCGTGCCACAGCGTCGATCAGGCCTCGATCGGGCCGAGCTACCGGCAGGTCGCGGCGCGCTACGCCACGCAGGACGATGCGGAGGCCTATCTCGTCCAGAAGATCATCAAGGGCGGCGGGGGCGTCTGGGGCGAACAGGCCATGGCGGCGCACCCGCAGCTCGGCGAGGAAGATGCGCGCGCGATGGTGCGCTACATCCGGTCCCTCGCCGGCGATGCCGCCGCGCCGCGCACGCTGCCGGCGAAAGGAGCCTACCGCCTCGACGCCCACCGGGCCGCCGACAACAAGGAAGGGATGTATTTCGTGCGCGCCGCCTACACGGACCGCGGCGGGGTCGAGATCGGCCCGCTGAAGGGCCAGGAACTCATCGTCCTCCGCCATCCTCGCGTCGAGGCCGAGTGGTTCGACCGGTCCAGCCGCGTCGTAGTGGCCAACGAACAGATCGCCGCCGCCTATGACGGATCGTACATCGCGTTCGACGGGATCGACCTCACCGACGTCGCCGCCGTCACCTTCAGCGCGCTGCCCCCGGGCACCGGCACCGACGCCGGCCGCCTGGAACTGCACGTGGACGCGGCAGACGGACCGATGATCGGCTCCGTCGACATCGGGCGCCAGCCCGCCGGCGACTTCCGGGCGGAGGTCGCGCCCACCGCCGGCCGGCACGACCTGTTCGTCGTCTTCAAGGCCAACCACGACACCGGGCACCCCCTCGCCCGGCTGGATGCGCTGCGGTTCGAACTGGGGAATTGA